ACCGACGAAACCGGCACTCTATAGGATGGCGCCGGGCGGAAGGGCGTGCCCGTTTGCGCCCCCTGACCACCCCAAAGCCCCCTCACTGTCGAAAAACCGCCTGTTTTCGGCCTTTTCTGGCGACTGGTCCATGGCTGCGGAGCGCGTGTAGGCGCAGGTTATCGGCGGCGACGCTCCTTAGGCGAGGATTTGGGAAACATAATTTCCCTTGACGGTTCGATGTCCAGAGAATACTATGCGCTCGTACCTTGCGTTGCGCGAATGTCTTCCGTATTCACATGGTACCCCAACGAAAGAGGAGGCCTGACATGGCAAGAACAAAAACAACCAAGACCCGCCGCGTGGTTTTCTCCGTGCAGGCCGATCCGGAATCCATCGTTTACCTGGCTGGTTCGTTCAACAACTGGGATCCCCTGGCCAAAGAGATGACCGACAAGAAGCATACCGGCATCTTTTCAGCAGCCGTGATGCTGCAGCCCGGGACGCACGAGTACAAGTTCGTGAT
This is a stretch of genomic DNA from Lentisphaerota bacterium. It encodes these proteins:
- a CDS encoding glycoside hydrolase — translated: MVPQRKRRPDMARTKTTKTRRVVFSVQADPESIVYLAGSFNNWDPLAKEMTDKKHTGIFSAAVMLQPGTHEYKFVINGTWCVDPTNSDWTQNSLGTLNSVLVVDP